One Channa argus isolate prfri chromosome 17, Channa argus male v1.0, whole genome shotgun sequence genomic window, GTCACAAACGATTAATCAATTTGGTTCAGAAACTTTGTCATTGAGAACTTTGTCCACCTGAAAGTCAGAAACGACCATACAATCTTCCAGGTCAATCTTCGAGATTGCAGCGACACTGTAGTACCCACATATTCTGCACATAGATCATATTTACTACTACACGGCTCCCTGTACGTATAATACTAGGGGCTCTTCGAATACTTTCCAAAAATACTGGACCAAATTCTGATGAAGAAAAGACTGAATTACTGTATGAGGGCTGGCTCCATTCCTGATACCTTGCTTGTTGAATTACTGTTAAAAGATAAATGAGATACGCTAGGACGCCTCTACTATGGTAAGCACATGTGTCAATTCTGTCTAGGTTCTATCGGTTTCCCTCTCCAGTCGGGATCAGGTGCGTTCACGCTGTGCCATATGCAGCCTACACAAACCCCTGCTCCGTTTCTGAGGATTCCTCACTGGCCTGTGACAACCCTGGCCTAACCTTTCCTGCCTCCGTTCAAGATGCGCTGGCAACaaaaggacataaaaacaagtaaaaccgAGCACACATGCTTTGTGGCATTTACGTACATATACTGCACAGGTTTTAACACAGCATTATCAACATCACGAGAAAGAAGAAGGGGCCTCTGCAGGTCGACAGCATCCTCAAAGTGGCCTCTTGCTTGCTAGGTGTGGAGACACCACTCCAGCTAATCATACTTTTTGGAATTTTGTGAAAATTGTTTAAGACAGTGGGGAAACAGGGCTTTTAGGAAAGATGGATTTAGAAAATCAAAATGACTCCTTTTGAATAAAATGACACTTTTAAAATAGCCACGGTATTTATAAAAATTAGTCCTGCACATTTGGTTTTTGTGCtaatacaatttaaatgtacatttaatgcCAGCCGTGAACAAATAACCTGTGAAAGGCTGTGAACTAACCGTCTGCATCAGCTCAAAACCAACCAAGTCTGACTGATTTCTACTGAGGTTGCATGTCTTaaccctttctctctcctcatttttcctgtctgtatctacattatttaaaaaaattaacaaaaaaaaaagggtgaatGTGCTCTGACACTATTATATCGCATACTCTGCGATATAAAAAGAACTGCAGCGCAAACTTTGAAGGACTGTATCCTGATGACAAAGAAAAGCTAGTGGGGAAAAAGACCTTACAGTTATTAAGTTGTAGTTATTGCatgaaagtacatttttgtactGCTGTCTTAAATTTCTCCTACTTTTTCTGTGCGCCTTGCTTATAGTGTTCCAAGTCAGATTCACCAAACTCTCTTAGCTGCACAAATCGCACAAACTTATCGCAAATTGCTCATTTCAGACTCATTAGTGATAATTTTACATCTGTCTGTGACACAGTCAAGGCAGCGCTGTACTGTGGCAGAAATAAGTTTGATGCAAATAAGCAGGAGGGAGAGAACTGTAACTATAGTAACGTAGGAGCTGCTgtgctaaaatatgcaaaaaaacaaaaacaaaaaacaccactaaaatctaaaatatctCTCAGGAAATTAGCACGCGTGACAATATGGTGAATTGAAAATTACTTCAGCATTAAGTTAGTTTTATAAAGCCAGTGAtgtatgttaaattaaatttatataTCACATTTAAATTCCCAAATCACTCAGATGTATGAACTATAGCTTTAAACAAGTGTGTCTTTTCCCACAGAGAAAGTCTTTTAatgacacatacaaacaaatttcaCTGCACTTGTGAAATTTGTTTGTACCCAAGAGAAATTTTGAAGTACGACAAAATTGGCGAATGCCATTGATTCGTTCAAATTTCTTGTACATGGCAGTTAAGAGCAAATCTGTTCGTACAAGTGGTTTTCGCATGAGGCCTAATGTGAGTTGTTTTGCATTTGATTGTGGtcatttaaaatctattttacatGCTTATGCCTATTTGTAGTCATTTTCTGTTTAGTCAtagttatttaatattaatttctggctgtttctgttgtttggaTTGACTTTCCAACAAGAAATGTTAACAGTCAACTGTCATAGAAAGACAtaataatataaacataatCGATATAATTTCCACCGGGTGTTGGTTGAGATTTCTGACACAAATTGATACAAATTAATACAAGCACTTCGAACATGTGTGCCAGGTGTGGCAGTGTAAATATTGTGATGTGGTAAAATATCCATAAACTAATTTCACCACTTACAATAAATTGCTCGACATCCCTCTCCATGCCCACGTTGGGCAGGTCTGGCATCATGTGGGCGACCACTTTAAAGCCTGCGTCCTTTGCCAAGTGGAAAGACTCACATACAGCTCGCACCGTGTGGCCTCTGGAAGAAgatggttaaaataaaaagcctgcATGTAAAAACCCTCACAGATCATTAAATCAGCTACTGTAACTCTGCATCGTTAATCGGGTCACCCTTCCCCCGACATACTGACCTGTTGGTGTCGCGGGCCACGTCTTCATACACACTCTGGACTCCTATCTCCAGCCGGGTGCAGCCGTATCCCAGCATGTCGCTGAGGTGTCTCTTCAGGCAGTAGTCAGGCCGTGTCTCTATGGTGATTCCCACACACTTGGTGTTACTGCGCTCAGAGTATCTGCAGGACGAAACTGCTTTCAGTCATTTCTGTTGATGTTATTTCTACTCATAATATCTTCATACCTTATATAATAATATCcttttaattttactatttaGTCTCACTGGCTATGCTGGAGGGCTCTATATGCTGGGATCATTTACCAACATCAATTTGCATGCTGCGAGTTTGCACGGCTCATTATTCAGACAGTTACCACTAACCGCACATTAAAGACTATTAATGCAATAAAGGAACAGATGAcagcaaaaaaatgtttgttatgcacaaatgtttgagtgtttactttattttaaagaagccgtaatcaacatttttataGTAACAATGGGCCAATGTACTGTGTGCGACGTGAAAGGTTCCTTTAAGTAATGAACCCACAAGTAGTTCTCCTCAGCTTTAAGGGGCACTTTAGgctctttcagctcattgttttgttttgttttacctgcAGCTCAAAAGTCCCAAAATGAAACAGTTTCAAATACtgctaggaaaaaaaaaaaaaaaaactgctaataAGTAGCAATATACGCGCTCATGTGTTAGTTAGTGGCCATTGTATTGTTTAGCGTGCCACCAACTTTCATTTAGTGTCCAAGCAATCAGGTCAGGTCATTTTAGCAGGGCAGCAGCTCTGATTTGGCTGTCGGAAACTCTCTATGCCAAACAGGAAGAAAATTGTCTGAGCATGAatattttttgtggtttgtggttaGCATGCAGATCACAATGACCAGGCTGTAACAGGAACCTGGGATTACACTGTGTCGCGGTCGCTCTGCTGTCGCTCTGCTTACTTTTCAATGTAAAATTTCATTATACTATACAGTCATATGGGTACAAAATTCTGCAATATTAGTGTAACATGTCAGTAGACATTATTCATTGGACGCATGAATAATGTCTACTGACATTCATTAATGGACACATAGCTGTGTCCATTGAGGGGACTCCAACTGCGACTGGTACTTACAGTACGACAGTTGTGTAAAAGTAAATCACACTCTTCGATGGTAGAGGGAGACAGAGTGTAACATTTAATAGCTAAAGATATAAAGTTCAGCACTATATAAGAATAACGAAGATTGAATTTTCCAAGAAGATTTTATTATAATCTTATCTACTTCTTAAACTGCATGCATTGTTACCAGAACTCATAAAACCAATTCATGCCACAAAGCAGCAGGTCTGCTGATTAAGGAAACGATGAGGTACCAAAAGAGAAGCAGCCAGATGGACAAATTGACTAGAGGTCACTCAGTACATTTGTAgccttttgtaaatgtaatctCAAGGCAGATATTGTCAGAGCTTCTGGGCTGAATCTGACTCTGCTACTGTGCTACTTTCAAAGCTATTTGAGTCACTgattgaaatggcaaaaacaacaGGGGCGACCAAACAGACACATATCATCTTGAAACACTAGCCAGCTGTCATTTTCTCCACTCCAGCTGATCCAATGACCATTAGCTCCCCTCACGCCAGCTCGTATGCCTTCTGATTCGATATCTGCCGGCAATAAATGTCCATCTTTTACAGTCTGCTGGCTGATTTACACCAATTACAGGAGTTTGTGCTTCATAGAGGATGATCAGATTGGATGAGATGAATCAATAAAAAGTCTATTATAACAGGCGATTATCTCGACATATCTCACTTATGTGATCAGATCAGGGGGGTGGGTGACTACGGTGAGAAGCAGAGACGTGACCATCAGGCTTtctttgaggaaaaaaatatataaatatcaaacacacacacacagtcaagaCATGAGCTGGCCTTTTGGGTCTTATTTGACTTTAGGGAAGTAAACAGCCCCCACTGAGAAATAGCCTCCGTCCTGTGAAAAAGCCAATATTTGGTCCAATCGTCTGTATGACGTCTTCAGCGAATGGGTGTTTCTACTCTGACTTTGAATCTTCTCCAAGTCATCTATAAAGTTGCTGTTCATCCATACTGAACAGACATGAGCCCAATTACATTCGAAGCTGGAAAGCGGGAAATCGATGGAAGTAACTGAAGACTTATTGAAAGTGGCCTCACTTATTGGGTTCCAGAATTCCGAATGGCTTCATTCAACTGCCTAATTTGTGGAGATGGTCATCATAACTTAGCTTCCTAAAGGATGTCTGGTGTTTGCCCGTGCTACATTTAATGGAAACATTATGAAAACTCTTCATAttgcaaaatacacacagaagcAGTTTTATGGGTTTTGTGCACCTGATGATAATACAATagacacaaaacacatcagGAATGATGCAAATAATGAGTTAGTTCAGTTTATATGTGtgaatttattagtttttcGTGTTTTTCTCTTACTGCAAATTCAATATCTTTCGGTCTTTAATTATTGTTGAGAAAGAAGATTCATTTTGAAGAATCTCATTCGGCCAAGTTAgtaataatgattttttttatttattttgaaaacaaacagatttaGGAGGCTGCAAGGCATTTAATGTAATAGCCTAAAAATTGAGGTAATACTTACTTtggtctttattattttattttaacttgatGTGtggatgatttttttatttctgtgaaatATTATTAGTagcaatgggaaaaaaaagccaGCAAATGGTAGAGTAGCTCCCTCTGGTGGACATGCAGCACATACAAATACCAAatgggagacagacagaagttGTTTTGTTACCTGACAGCCTCGGCCACATTGTTAGACGTATGTCCTGACAGGGCGTCGTGTAGGTTCCTGATGAAATAGTCTCTGTATTCTTCGGGCAAAGCCATGAAGGTCCCGCCCATCACGATAAACTCCACCTTGTCCACGCTGTGGCCGAGCTGCTTCAGCTGCAGATTGCACACACGGAACACACACAAGattttgtaaaactgtaaaacagatACCTTTGTAAGggaaatgcagtaaaaacaatGCTGTTCTTCAGAATAATATTTCTTAACATTGACAATactatcttaaaaaaaataaatggagttTCTGTTGACATTTAAATTGACAATGAGCAGAAAAAAGCAGAGAACTTTGGCAAATCGAAATTCAGGCTGCTGTAATGAAAGGGTTTTATTTGTTGCATCAGACTAATGTGgccatacatttaaataatggcATAAGGGAGGTCAGGTCATGGCAGGAGGGTAAAAGCCATGACAcccattaaacattttatacacaggCATGATTTATACATGTGTGCAATTAAAGGCTGTTACAGTGCACAGGCTCATTTAGAGATCAGGCAGTTTAAGCCACACAAGAAACTTGGGAAATGATACTAAGCAAAATCTAAACAGAAGAACCATTAAACGCCAAAACCAAGGGGTAAAGCATACACTGACCTGCTCCACTCGATGTCTGGTCTGAAGGTAGGGGTCATAGCGTGCTCGGATGGCTCTCATGGATGTCGGCTATCAGAAAAAGACCacaagaaaaagagcaaaggcTGAACAAACAGCGTTCAAAGACAATCTAGGCCAAAGTATGTAACTTATAGCTGGatgctgtttttctgcaaatCAACAGAATAGCTGCCTTTGTTTAGATACTGAAGTAGAATAACATTATTTTACCTCATAGCCAGTGTAGGATTGTGTAGAGTACTCAAAGTCTGAGTCTGGTCCACCAGGACAGTAGCTGCCAGAGGAGCAGAGGATTTAAGATTCGCTcgcaatataaaaaaacaacaaaaataaaatgccctTCTAAGGGGTGTCATCTTCCACTCTTGCACATTTGGTTGTTGTACTTTTATGGACACATTTTCATAACATCACTCTAAATGTGAGcagaatataaaacaatatcaaagtAAATCTTACagacattttagttttcagcaaaaaagaaaaaaaaaacttcacttcaacactcacacacagatgttgcCTGTAAAGCTGATGTGAGGACATCGATGCGGTTTGCACATCACGGCCACAACTGCAATCTGCAACAACAACGGAAGCCTAGAATATCTTAACTGCTCTTCTGTAGAGAATATGAAGTTACTTACACCAAGTTGACTTTTGGTAGACAgaggcgccatcttgtgagcTATGTATTCAGATTACTACAGTGGTTTAATGGGTGGCCTCcatttcttttgtgttgtttggctACAAAGTTGCTTAAATCATTCAAATTTGAGAAGATGGTGCCCAGGTAAGGCAGCACTCTTCTACTGACCTaatatggcagcagcactgatttGTGGTGACAATTCTTATATACGTGAGAGAAAATTTAGGACATAGACTCCATGTCACCAAAAGAAAGAATTGTCTGCTCTTACTTTTCTAAActtaaataattattgtactTTCAGTATACTGCTGTTTTCAttcatgtcttcatttttaaatgacacaaaaccGTACAGCTGGTGAAATATTCAACCTTTAACGTTATGTAAAATTGCAGATTATGCACATTGTTTAAAAGCTGGTCTAAGCTGGTCAGCACTGAAGTGCTGGCCTCAGGGCAGGGTGAGATACAGAAACTTGAGGGCTACGTACTCCACTAGCAGTGCGGATGGGTTTCGCCTTTAGTTTGGGTACCAGAGCACGACGGTATTGTGGAGGAACTGCAGCGATGATGTCCACTAGTCGAGGCTGGGCTTCAAGACCATATTTAGCAGAAGTCTTAGTCTTCACTCTGTTTGAAGACATTTACTAATTGATACAGAATAGTAACAGTCTTTGGTACAACATGAAAAAGAGGGATCTTTTAGTTATTTGTAATCttgcaaaataaaattgattGAAGTAATAAAATCACTTATAGAAGCAAACGGTGATGAAGCATAGTGTTATAAAAAGGTTCAACAGTAGACTGacaattactttttaaagcTGAACCTCTCCACACTTAGCTGGTCTCTAAAAAGGATTTAATACTTGAGTTAGTCAGACTTTAGTACATGCGTGACTGTTTTTAATCCTTGAAATTGCACTTGTTCCTTAGGTTTAACTAAGGAACAAGTGAATAATGTAAAACACTATTTTATAACAGCAGGTTTTTTCTTCTATGCTTCTTACATACAGCAGTTGTACTGGGCAAACTACGAGTtagttgaattttaaaaagaaaagatgtaaatataaaaagagcAGCAAATAGATACTGCCACAACAGTAATGCAGTAAGTTTTGGTAATCCTATTATGTCAGTACTTATTAAACAATTTTTGATtcttaatttgattttaaaccaCTCTTTCTTCCAATCACTTGAAGTCCTGAGATAGTTTAAGCATGGCGTGTTTGATATCTATGTACTAGGGGTTTGACAACCCCCCACATGAATTCTATTATTGGCTCCCTGACGCAAGTGAATTCAATACAATTTTACGTTTCAACAATTCAAGTTGgtggtgatttaaaaacaaaactatcttcttcttttcctttcggctgttccctttcaggcatcgccacagtgaatcatgtgcctccatctaactctgtcctctgcatcctcttatcacacaccaactaacttcatgtcctctctcactacatccataaatctcctctttggttttcctctagacctcctgcctggcagctccaacctcagcatccttctactgataaaTTCACacgagctgtccctctgatgtcctcttTCCTGATCCTGtgcatccttgtcactcccgaagagaacctcaacatcttaagctaccTCCACCcctgctttctgtcttttcctcagtgCCACTATTTCTAAACTGtacaacatcactggtctcaccaccgtttTGAaaacctttgctttcattctcgctcatactctttaatcacacaacacacctgacacttttctccacctgttccaacctgtttgcactcgcctcttcacctcttttccacactctccgttgcatGAACCATTGTCCgtaagtcctgcaccttcttcacctccgCTCCCTGCAACCTCAAcattccacttgggtccctctcattcacacacaagtATTCTGTCTTGCTACAACTAACCTTCGTGGATTCATAACTTTATAAAGTTCTAGGGCTTTACATGTAGACTAGTGTCCAAACCTTTTACAAATGCcatactttttaatattttgaaagtTGAtcatataaaagaaaaaaaatgcagaatttgACAAAaggttcatttcattttaaatgtctgctCATTGCATGTGATGTGTTCACTTCTTTTGGAGCAAAAATCAACAATATTTAGAATTTGCTCAGGGGTATCCGAAATCCATTCCATCCATAAGTAAACTGATTATGTCCGTTATGGCAAATATTTACTTGTTGAGATTGATGTCTTTGCCTTCTTCATAAGCTTCAATAAGCTGCTTGATGACATCAGCAATTGTCACCATCATCAGCTCAGCTCGGCTGAGGTCACCTGACAAAGATCAATAAGCATTAAGgattaatttattatgtttgGCAAGAATGCCTCTTGTACAAGATATGGCTCtctaatactgtaaatgtaaggCACTCAGAAAAAGTCTGAATGCAACAGCGGTAAGCTATCGACTAGTCATTAGCTAGCAAACTACTAGATTAACCACCCACTCCCCAAAATAAAATTTCGATTCTAGCCCATGTTTAACTTGCCTTTAACGCTATGATATTATTAAAAGATATTTGTTTCACTGTCATATCCGCAGACCTTGACAGATCTAACTTGCAGTTAGCATTAGCAACGAGCTACATCTGGCTAGACACGTTTACAAAGCCATTTCAGATATGTTTCAAACTTTGCCACACACTCACTTTTCTTCTTCGGCTTCCCCATTTCCTTCTTGTGGTATAGTCAAATATCAAACAGAAGAATGCTACTTTGAGGATttacatttgttcattaaaCATACAGGGCTCATAGAGTTAGTAAACAACTCCACGTTGCGTCCACACGGCATCTGTCGTACGGCAGAAGAAACTGTcgtaaaataatgtaaaagctGCTCTTCCTGAGATGTCTAAAGTAACTGTTCCAGTGTGttctgcagtgtgtctgtgttgtatGACTTTAATTAACTATAAATGAGAATAACGTAGTATTCTTTTTCTAAACATGTTTTGCACAAACCCCCTTGAAGTAAAAGCACTGACTTGTAATGCATGTGGATCCACACTGCGGCGCTCAACACCGTTGTGGGAGACGgtgcagagcagagctcacCAGCGGAACTTGGAACTCAGTAAATCTCACAGCAAATCCCTTTAGCTGCGACTTGACATGGCCTGATTGATCTCTGCGGGAA contains:
- the elp3 gene encoding elongator complex protein 3 isoform X1, translating into MGKPKKKSDLSRAELMMVTIADVIKQLIEAYEEGKDINLNKVKTKTSAKYGLEAQPRLVDIIAAVPPQYRRALVPKLKAKPIRTASGIAVVAVMCKPHRCPHISFTGNICVYCPGGPDSDFEYSTQSYTGYEPTSMRAIRARYDPYLQTRHRVEQLKQLGHSVDKVEFIVMGGTFMALPEEYRDYFIRNLHDALSGHTSNNVAEAVRYSERSNTKCVGITIETRPDYCLKRHLSDMLGYGCTRLEIGVQSVYEDVARDTNRGHTVRAVCESFHLAKDAGFKVVAHMMPDLPNVGMERDVEQFIEFFENPAFRPDGLKLYPTLVIRGTGLYELWKTGRYKSYSPSALVDLVARILALVPPWTRVYRVQRDIPMPLVSSGVEHGNLRELALARMKDMGTECRDVRTREVGIQEIHHKVRPYQVELVRRDYVANGGWETFLSYEDSEQDILIGLLRLRRCSAQSFRPELKVGVSIVRELHVYGSVVPISSRDPSKFQHQGFGMMLMEEAERIARDEHGSSKLAVISGVGTRNYYRKMGYELEGPYMVKDLYGPGMG